Within Salmo trutta chromosome 30, fSalTru1.1, whole genome shotgun sequence, the genomic segment AACACAATGcgacagatgtctgaagttttgaggtagccagcaattggcatgctgactgcaggaatgtccaccagagctgttgcaagatcattttatgttaatttctttaccataagccgcctccaacgtcattttagagaatttggcagtatgtccaactggcctcacaaccgcagaccatgtgtaaccacgccagcccaggacctccacatccggcatcTTTACCTGCAGGATTTCTAAGACCAGCccaccggacagctgatgaaactgaggcgtatttctgtctgtaataaagcccttttgtagggaaaaacgaactctgattggctgggcctggctcctgaGTGGGTGGGACCACGCCCACCCAtgactgcacccctgcccagtcatgtgaaatccacagattagggcctaatgaatttgtcaattgactgatttcctatgaactgtaactcagtaaaattgttgaaattagTGCATGTTGCGtttcatatttttgtttagtgtatatCCATAACTGATTTAAATGAATATCGCTCTGCCTCAGTTTTTTCACCCCTTATAATGAGCAAGAGATTGTATCTAACTCTAGAGCAGGTGTTTGGTGCATAAGCAATTAATTAATGTAACCTCAAATTTGCTAGACAATTTATGATTGTGCAGGATGCATGACCTGTGGATGATGTGTGAATTGAACACACTGAAAAATGAATTATCTGACCCATCTTCTCTTACTCTTGTCCCTGACCACCTTTGCAGATATAAATGGCGAAATGAATGTGAATGGCAGCACTACTGTAATTGGGTCCAGTGTGCCTGGCTCCCACCCTCCAACAGCCCCATACCCTCATATGagcaaccaccaccaccagagtAGCATGGGCTACGACTACCTGTGGGGAGGACAGCCACAGTACAGCCCAGCCATGAGCTTGTCTCCTGGGCATGGCATGCACCAGAAGCAGCCTCCCACTGGGGTGATGCAGCAACAGAGCCAGCAGCATTTCCAGGGTCACGGACAGTACCAACTGAACGGGGGCATGCCTGGGTCCCGTCAGCCCCCCGTGGCGCCCCCCCCAAACATGACTCTTACAGGGGGCCAGTACTGGAACAGGGTTAACCCGGGGCAACAGCAGAGCAGCGCAGCCATGGCAATGGGGTATAACTCGCACAGCGTGTACGGGGCCTACCAGAGTCAGGTGCACCCTGGGATTGCGCCCTCACAGCATCACCAGCAGCAGCCTCCACAGCCACCCCCTCACCAACAGACacagcaacaacaacaccaccaccaccagcagcagcaacCTCAGCACTACAGCATGGTGTCCAATGGGATTCCCTACTACCAGCCCCAGCACCCACCTCTTCCCGCTCCACAACCTCAGGCTCAGATGATGCCCCCTACCTCCCAGAATTTCACCCCTCCACGGGGAAGCCCCCAGCACCACCAGATGGGCCAGGGGGGCCCAGGCAGCCCCCTCCCCATGGCGGTGTCCTCTGTCCCCATTATGTCACCCTCGACAATGGCAGATAGTGGATCGCCCCAGAGccagaccagggagaggagtCCCCATGGTGGTTCTGTAGCGATGCCGGCTGTCATGCAAGGTGAGATGCACATATTTACCCAGGTTTCAAGTCTTCTGAGTAACCTAACCCCTTCTATTTTTATAGCACAGAAGTGTTTCATTTTCATATTTCTGTGGTCGCTAGATACATGGCGCTGTTTCTACAGATACTGTATCACAAGAGTTTGAAATTCCTGTTTCAAAGCAATTTTTCTTTTCAATGACTCAATTTTCTTTCAGTTCGGCCTTATCCGCTAATTTACTAATCAATGTCTCAGCTGTCAGTAATTGAATTCGCTAAGCAGATTTAAAACTtctacaggattggtgggtcccccttGGGAcgtttgagctaacgtaggctaatgcgattagcatgaagttgtaagtaacaagaacatttcccaggacatagacatatctgatattggcagaaagcttaaaatcttgttaatctaactgcactgtgcaATTTACAGCAGCTATTACAATGAAATAATACcattctattgtttgaggagagtgcacagttatgaacttgaaaagttattaataaaccaattaggcacatttgggcagtcttgctACAaagttttgaacagaaatgcaatggttcattggctcagtctaaaacattgcacatacactgctgccatctagtggccaaaatctcaaTTGTAGCTGGGCTGGAGTAATACATTATGGCCAttgtcttgcatttcaaagatgacggcACAAAAAAACAGTTGGttttctaatgtgttatattctcctacgttcatctcacatttccacaaacgtcaaagtgtttcctttcaaatggtattaagaatatgcatttccttgcttcaggtcctgagctacaggcagttagatttgggtatgtcattttaggcgaaaattgaaaaaagtgggccgatccttaagaggtttttaatgTCAACACTGTAAACTGTTTCCATGACAGAACTGAAACCGTGTTTGCATGTTCTGTCGTCTCAGCTTGATAAGGGACATTTTCTGACGAGAGACAAGATATGTCATCTTACTGAAGTGGAACGCTGGCATGCATAAGAATGTCGACAAGGTGTTTTATAAAAGCTCCATTTGCTCATCAGATTCCCTCCTTTGAATTGCCTTGTCGCTGCTGTGTTTTGTTCTTCTCATTTCTAATGGTCTGACTGTTTGTCTTCCCTAGGGCGGATGAGTGAAGCGTTTAAGGATGTGGATGAAGGCTACAATGGGATGGAGAGGGCGTCTGTCGCCCAGCGGCTGCCTAAAAGCGACAGCTACCCTCCCAAGCCCCCTGGACCTCCCATGGGGTCCACCAGTGACGACTGCCAGCGCTCCAAGCAGCCAATGGCCCAGCACCATGAAATGACAACCTTAGCGAGGGAGCCTGCGCTGCCTGAGCCTCCACACTCGATGTCTGCGCCTCCCCCTGTGGTTTCCACACCTCCTTCAGCTAAGGCAGCAACCCCTCCTAGGGTCTCTGCACCTCCTGCAGTGTCTATGGCTCATATGAGTGCCTCAGGGCCTCCTGTTGTTTCATCCTCCTCCGTTACTTCTACGCCTCCCCGAAACTCAGCGCCTCCCGTGTCCTCTGCTCCTTCTCCCCCTGTGCTCGGGCCTCCTCCCAGGCTCTCGTCGCCTCCTCTGATGTTACAAGGCCTAAGACCTTTTCCAGTGTCTGTGTCCACACTTCCATCAGTCGTATCGCCTCCCTCAGTGTCTGCACCTCCTCCTAAGCCACCTGCACTTCCTCCTTTACTGGACAAATCCTCTAGACCTCCATCTGTGTCTGCTCCCCATCCAGTCAGTGCTCCTCCCCCAGTGTCTGTGGCACATCAGACTGCTCACACTACATCTGCACCTCCTGCAATGGTCTCGACGTCTACCATGGTGTCTGCTCCCCCGCACTCCATGTCTGTGCCTATCTCTGCTCTTCAACAGATGGTCCAAGGATCCAGACTACCTCCTCTGACTTCTTCTCCACCTGCTTTATTTGGAGCACCTCGAGAAAAGTTTTGGACTTCGTCATCAATGTCTGCATCTGCGCCTTCCCCAGCGGTGTCTACTCACTCGGTGGCAGTCATGGCACCTCCCTTGGCAGTGTCCAGGCCTCATTCGGCAGTCAGTTCACGTTCTATATCAGTGTCCTCACTTTCTCAATCAGTGTCTACTCGTCTCCCAGCAGTTTCTGCCTCTCCCACAGTTTCTGTGTCTGTAGTGTCCTCCTTTCTAAAGGAGGTGTCTATGCCTCCTCTAACAGTCCACGGCCCTAGAGCTCTACCTTTGTCTGGACCTCCTCCTCTCACATCCCAAACCTCCAGAGCTCCTCCATTGTCTGTGCCTCTTGCAGTGATGACTGCTCCTCTTGTGGTCCCCTCTGCACCTCCACTATCCGCCCCTCCTCCACAAGCTCCTAAACGGATGGTTCCCCCAGAGCCAGAGGAGCGATGCATGGGGAACATGAAGTACATGGGGAACATGAAGGGTCCCTCTGTTGAAGCAGACACAGTCAAAACATCATCAAAGATTGATTCCGCAGGGTCTCCGACTCGTCAATGTGAAAAACACTCAAATAAACCCCTCACAGTTATTCCTGGGATGACACCGCACCCCAAGAACCAAGAGGACTCCTCTGGGGACCAAGTTTGTGCTGAGAAAAATGACACCACCCCGATGAGAGGTGCAGACATTCCCCTGGAGAAGGGAAGTCTGGATGACATCTGTGTGACAGATGAGTCAACAGTTGATGAGTCTTTTGACGAGTCCTTGCAGGCGGAGTCCATACGCCTCGACAGCACCAGGATGGAAGACCCCAGCCTCACTGAGGAAGATGACATCAGTAACAACTCGTCATTCGACGATACTTCTAGACTTGACGATATCTCTTCCATGAATGACACATCTCGATTGGATGACATCTCTCGCGTGGATGGTGATAACTCTCGGTTTGACGATACCTCTCGCACGGATGATGACACTTCCCGCTTTGACGACAGCTCTCGCATAGATGGCAACAAATCTCAAATTGACTACAGCGCTCGCATGGATGACAGCGCTTGCATGGATGACAGCGCTCGCATGGAGGAAACATCACATGTTGGAGACACTACAATGGATAGCAGCTTCTCCTCTGTGGAGGACTCTAGGGAATTGACTCTGGATGATACCCAGACAGAGAATGTTTCTCGGGCAGAGGAGACCATGGACAGCTGCCTGAGCACCGAGGAGTCCATGCAGGAGTCCTCTCTGAACAACACCTCTCAGATGCAGGACTCCAGTGTTGACTTGTCCCAGAATGACATCTCTCGGTCAAGCTCAAATGGCCCTGCCAAACCAATGCCAGCCTACAAAGGTAAGATCCTTGCCATAGTTGATGTATGACAACCTATGTTTTTGTAATTTAATTAGCTTTTTATGAGTCAATCTCCTGTTAAGTAAGATGTGTGGCAATGTAGAACTTTGCAAGAAAGAGTTGTGGGTTAGGTCTTGGAAATTATCACAGCCAACTATGGAAATACTTATTTTGTCAAAAAACAGTAACTCAGTTAATTCGATGTTGCTAACCATTGACCATTAACCTTATGCCCTGTTGACAGGGTCTGAAGGTGACCGTGAGGCGGAGGTCTGGGATATACCAGACTCCACTGGCACCACCAGCACCAAGGCCAGTGCTGCTACCATCATGGCACCACCTGTTATCATGGATAATGGCAAGCACACAGCGGCGCTCAGTGCCCTGGTGGAAAGCCTGGTTGGAGCCCCGCTCCTGCCCCTAGCTGCCCCAGCCGTGCCCACGACTGGCCAAAAGACCAAAAGACCAAGGAAACCTAGGAAGCCACGCACTCAAGTAGCCTCCATTCCCGGTAAACCAACTTCTCTTTATCCCTTTTTTATCTCTGTAACTAATTCATTTTGAAAAAGGTAGTGTACAAACAAGGATTTCTGACGTTCTGTTGTCACTCTCCAGTTCCCCAGTACCCTGGGAAAGCCCAGCGGAAGTCTGCTATTAAAACTCCGAAGGTAGAGAAGAtaaaggtggagaggaggaagaagaagcagCTTGAGGTAGGAGAGAACAAGGAAAAGGGACCACCTAGAAAGAGAAAGAAGATTGAACCAGTAGCAGCCACAGGAGAGCCTGAACATTCTGCTGAAGGCCTACTTCCTGGTCAAAGtggaccagtcactaccattggTAAACCATGTCTGACCATTGGCGAGACCCCACCAGTGGTCAAACCCAAGAAAGTTAGAGTCAAGAAAGTAAGTGTTCTGGAGCCGAAGCCACACAAAATAGCAAAAATGGACATTGATACTAAACCCAATGATGATGACAATAACGTCAACGACGGAGACGACAGTTCCACTGCGGGTAATGAAGGAGCAAACTACTTTAATACTGGAAATTATTGAAAAATAGttacatatttttcacctagatATAGTTATAACCCAATTATTATAAACTCTAAACCAATGGCCTTCTTGATGGATGAGTCATTTGGTACCAATCTGATTCGACCATCTTTGTTCCTTGTACAGGTGACACTCCTAGAAGGAGGATAGCAACAGAGGAGCAAGTCCACTTTCCTCTGCTCCACGGGTAATAATACATCCACTCTGATTTATACAGTTTATGGAGCGAGAAGTCCCCCTTAATTAGGCTTTCTCTGTGCCAAATACTTCTAGTGTGTGGAAAGTGCAGAAGGTTTATATTCACCCATAAATACAAAACCCCTCAGTTTCATCCTTCTATTCTAGGCCCACTGCAGGGATACTATGTGCTTATTTCACTCTGTTGAATGTGGATCTTAACTGACTTTCTATTGATCTGTGCTTTAGCTGGAGGAGGGAGATCCGGGTCAAGAAGAATGAGGACCGACTCAAGGGGGAGACCTGGTACTACAGCCCCTGTGGGAGGAGGATGAAGCAGTTTCCTGAAGTCATCAAGGTAAATGGCCCTGAGTTACAGTAAAACCTCACCACAGGAGCCATTTTGGCACAACATAATCTTACTGTCAATTTTTTGTGTGAGACATGAGAGAACGTCAGCAGCAATAAATAGCCCTTGATACAATGGGTTTTCTTTCCCTCAGGGCATTTACCACATCAGACAGACACTTATTTTTGGTGAGAGATTGACTGACCATCTAAATTAAGAGACCATGGAGAGGCCATGTTTTTAGCATACAGGCATAACTGTAGCTGCATTGGATCCCATTTAATCAACCCATCATTTGCTCATACTGTGGGTGGATGACTCAGTGACCTATGATGACCTATGACCTGCATTTTCCCATGTTCCTCTGCTCTGATGCCACTGACGGATGATCCTGTTCTCCCTCAGTATCTGAACAGGCACCAGGACACTGCTGTGACCAGGGAACACTTCAGCTTCAGCCCCCGCATGCCCGTAGGAGACTTCTACGAGGAGAGGGActccactgaggtgtgtgtgAATTTATTGTATTTGCTGACAGATCTTTCATCATAAATACCTACAGTAATAACTCAATGCACTCTGTCAGTGTAATATcataaataaaacacatttcCCATAAACCTTTTCATATGATTTCTTCCAGGGAGTGAAATGGTGCCTACTGGCCAATGAGGAGGTGCCCTCCATGATCATGGCCATCACAGGCCGACGTGGCCGACCTCCGAACCCTGACAAAGAGATGCCCCGACCCCGAGCTCGTCGTACCAAGGGTGGGCCAGTCCGAAAGCCCGGGAGGCCGCCCAAACCCAAGATGGTGGACCTGCTGAGCAAGGTGGACGCCAGAATGCTGAAGAGGCTAGAGGCCAAGGGTGAGTGGAGGACATAGACTCATATCACCAGGCTGTGTTCACTGGTTGGAAAGTAGGCTCCTATACAGACTGATTAAATGGCACAAAATAATCAGTAATGTAATATTGTAGAATCTGTCTGCATCAAAAAGCTTCAATTAGGTTGGATTTTGAAGTCTCCAATGTAAACGTGTTTATCTATTTTTAGATGGTCTGACTGAGGAGGACAAGGAGAAACTTGTCAAAATCAAGAAGAAAATGAAGAGAAAGGTACGGTATACTAAGCATCAAAATCTGAAGACGTGTTGTAACATTGCATCTTGTTGGTGTATCCAGGTTGTCTCCAACACACTTAAGTTAAATGGTTCCATTACTCTCTTCTAGGCAAGGATGAAAAGAAAGGAGGATAACAAGAATAAAAAGATCAGACTTGAGAAAAAGCAAGTGAAGgtaaggaatatatatatatatatatattttttaccaaaGCAATAATCGGCCACACTCTATTTAACAAACCCCTCTTACCCTCTGTTCAGCTGAACAAAGAGACCAAGGAGGTGAAGGCTGAACCAGCCGACCAGGAGGCCTCACAGCCGGCCCCACCACAGCCACCCACCCCTGAGCCCAAGAAGCGTGGCCCTAGGAAGAAGGTTGAGGTGCCGCCACCGGTTGTGGAGACGGACCAGGAGAGGTTGGCCAAGGGGAAAAGGGTGCTGGGGGCCAGGAGTAAGGCCAAGGCCCTGGCTAAGGCCCAGGCAGAGGCGGAGGCTGCAGCCCAGGCAGCCCTGGCAGCTAAGAAGCAGGTGGAGAGGAGGGCCCAGGCCCAGAGAcggttggaggagaggaggagacagcagatGATCCTGGAGGAGCTGAAGAAGCCCACTGAGGACATGTGTCTCACAGACCACCAGCCCCTCCCGGAGCTGTCTCGGATCCCTGGCTTGGTTCTTTCTGGTGTGGCCTTCTCCCACTGCCTGGCTGTGGTGGAGTTCCTGTACAGCTATGGCAAAGTGCTGGGCCTCCACATCCCCAGTGATGTGCCTAGCCTCAGCACCCTGCAGGAGGGCCTCCTGGGCCTGGGAGACAGTCAAAGCGA encodes:
- the LOC115168363 gene encoding bromodomain adjacent to zinc finger domain protein 2A isoform X1, which gives rise to MEANNHFNYGTHSSVSVNSGLKLSSGDSVYTNGSSMSFPQQEKNINGEMNVNGSTTVIGSSVPGSHPPTAPYPHMSNHHHQSSMGYDYLWGGQPQYSPAMSLSPGHGMHQKQPPTGVMQQQSQQHFQGHGQYQLNGGMPGSRQPPVAPPPNMTLTGGQYWNRVNPGQQQSSAAMAMGYNSHSVYGAYQSQVHPGIAPSQHHQQQPPQPPPHQQTQQQQHHHHQQQQPQHYSMVSNGIPYYQPQHPPLPAPQPQAQMMPPTSQNFTPPRGSPQHHQMGQGGPGSPLPMAVSSVPIMSPSTMADSGSPQSQTRERSPHGGSVAMPAVMQGRMSEAFKDVDEGYNGMERASVAQRLPKSDSYPPKPPGPPMGSTSDDCQRSKQPMAQHHEMTTLAREPALPEPPHSMSAPPPVVSTPPSAKAATPPRVSAPPAVSMAHMSASGPPVVSSSSVTSTPPRNSAPPVSSAPSPPVLGPPPRLSSPPLMLQGLRPFPVSVSTLPSVVSPPSVSAPPPKPPALPPLLDKSSRPPSVSAPHPVSAPPPVSVAHQTAHTTSAPPAMVSTSTMVSAPPHSMSVPISALQQMVQGSRLPPLTSSPPALFGAPREKFWTSSSMSASAPSPAVSTHSVAVMAPPLAVSRPHSAVSSRSISVSSLSQSVSTRLPAVSASPTVSVSVVSSFLKEVSMPPLTVHGPRALPLSGPPPLTSQTSRAPPLSVPLAVMTAPLVVPSAPPLSAPPPQAPKRMVPPEPEERCMGNMKYMGNMKGPSVEADTVKTSSKIDSAGSPTRQCEKHSNKPLTVIPGMTPHPKNQEDSSGDQVCAEKNDTTPMRGADIPLEKGSLDDICVTDESTVDESFDESLQAESIRLDSTRMEDPSLTEEDDISNNSSFDDTSRLDDISSMNDTSRLDDISRVDGDNSRFDDTSRTDDDTSRFDDSSRIDGNKSQIDYSARMDDSACMDDSARMEETSHVGDTTMDSSFSSVEDSRELTLDDTQTENVSRAEETMDSCLSTEESMQESSLNNTSQMQDSSVDLSQNDISRSSSNGPAKPMPAYKGSEGDREAEVWDIPDSTGTTSTKASAATIMAPPVIMDNGKHTAALSALVESLVGAPLLPLAAPAVPTTGQKTKRPRKPRKPRTQVASIPVPQYPGKAQRKSAIKTPKVEKIKVERRKKKQLEVGENKEKGPPRKRKKIEPVAATGEPEHSAEGLLPGQSGPVTTIGKPCLTIGETPPVVKPKKVRVKKVSVLEPKPHKIAKMDIDTKPNDDDNNVNDGDDSSTAGDTPRRRIATEEQVHFPLLHGWRREIRVKKNEDRLKGETWYYSPCGRRMKQFPEVIKYLNRHQDTAVTREHFSFSPRMPVGDFYEERDSTEGVKWCLLANEEVPSMIMAITGRRGRPPNPDKEMPRPRARRTKGGPVRKPGRPPKPKMVDLLSKVDARMLKRLEAKDGLTEEDKEKLVKIKKKMKRKARMKRKEDNKNKKIRLEKKQVKLNKETKEVKAEPADQEASQPAPPQPPTPEPKKRGPRKKVEVPPPVVETDQERLAKGKRVLGARSKAKALAKAQAEAEAAAQAALAAKKQVERRAQAQRRLEERRRQQMILEELKKPTEDMCLTDHQPLPELSRIPGLVLSGVAFSHCLAVVEFLYSYGKVLGLHIPSDVPSLSTLQEGLLGLGDSQSEVQDLLIKLVEAALHDPGLPPYYQSVKILGEKLVDLELTRSTVSEGLRIFLESHGFDMEVCNVLRTKTFLTLNPDTKAAILGFLVEELNGSNIVISEIDNTLENRATYRKNKWIIEGKLRKLKAALARRTGRSEEELYLEERRRSARVAEEENLSLEESSGPMERGSRRRTPKEEPKLSETDSPTNASIPELERQIDKLTKRQVFFRKKLLQSSHSLRAVSLGQDRFRRRYWLLPHLGGVLVEGPEEILATEDILVKEVTVTLLKREPKVEEMPTTTPAPPVSSPPPQSQNSLPPKEDPLPGTASLMSSPRARGRPRKIKPEVELHLRTAKCRRRRRSSKSGGEESGVSLETTTTNGTEDLTQSAFSNCLSQLQGALTNGTEPATGMAPKGRLPEDSVKEMAEKQGQWFNLLPKQPCDKTSLTEPQAPPSKPPKRLPLTPSTLPALAAPLLQSVPDPTPQVTPSPAKPGRRRRRGGSPARRVGARGAAAKRRGRPSSTLFQEIEQQYFTQLVVKPIPASMVRGWWWIKEPEDLTATLQALHPRGIREKVLHKHLAKHMEYLAEVCTRPINDPIFQVKVKEGEALLESLQQPWQVQERALETDVGALRWVEDLEQRVIAADLHLKMAPQNGRSDTDNNTETPAAGFQPYTVPEVDSTRDDLQYYEHDVDPRDDWIVRTKKEWSDLPRVASHPLDLAVLRLANLERNIDRRYLKEPLWNLAEVVRLAPLTPEESQMGQMDVMSLESEITPRLRTWRQALDRCRSAPQLCLCLLQLEKAIAWERSVVKVTCQVCRKGDNDEYLLLCDGCDRGCHMYCLRPKVTQVPEGDWFCPTCVSKASDGESPRSNHRSSKQRTRVKKRRYEDDSSDEEVVPSRRGGASMATRHKDGGPASSSRYSGDGGRTAGFSPAKRRRMTTRNQPDLTYCEIILMEMESHADAWPFLEPVNPRVVPGYRRIIKNPMDFLTMRERLLQGGYCSCEEFAADAHLVFNNCELFNEDTSEVGMAGHSMKRFFENRWAEFYASKDQ
- the LOC115168363 gene encoding bromodomain adjacent to zinc finger domain protein 2A isoform X2, encoding MEANNHFNYGTHSSVSVNSGLKLSSGDSVYTNGSSMSFPQQEKNINGEMNVNGSTTVIGSSVPGSHPPTAPYPHMSNHHHQSSMGYDYLWGGQPQYSPAMSLSPGHGMHQKQPPTGVMQQQSQQHFQGHGQYQLNGGMPGSRQPPVAPPPNMTLTGGQYWNRVNPGQQQSSAAMAMGYNSHSVYGAYQSQVHPGIAPSQHHQQQPPQPPPHQQTQQQQHHHHQQQQPQHYSMVSNGIPYYQPQHPPLPAPQPQAQMMPPTSQNFTPPRGSPQHHQMGQGGPGSPLPMAVSSVPIMSPSTMADSGSPQSQTRERSPHGGSVAMPAVMQGRMSEAFKDVDEGYNGMERASVAQRLPKSDSYPPKPPGPPMGSTSDDCQRSKQPMAQHHEMTTLAREPALPEPPHSMSAPPPVVSTPPSAKAATPPRVSAPPAVSMAHMSASGPPVVSSSSVTSTPPRNSAPPVSSAPSPPVLGPPPRLSSPPLMLQGLRPFPVSVSTLPSVVSPPSVSAPPPKPPALPPLLDKSSRPPSVSAPHPVSAPPPVSVAHQTAHTTSAPPAMVSTSTMVSAPPHSMSVPISALQQMVQGSRLPPLTSSPPALFGAPREKFWTSSSMSASAPSPAVSTHSVAVMAPPLAVSRPHSAVSSRSISVSSLSQSVSTRLPAVSASPTVSVSVVSSFLKEVSMPPLTVHGPRALPLSGPPPLTSQTSRAPPLSVPLAVMTAPLVVPSAPPLSAPPPQAPKRMVPPEPEERCMGNMKYMGNMKGPSVEADTVKTSSKIDSAGSPTRQCEKHSNKPLTVIPGMTPHPKNQEDSSGDQVCAEKNDTTPMRGADIPLEKGSLDDICVTDESTVDESFDESLQAESIRLDSTRMEDPSLTEEDDISNNSSFDDTSRLDDISSMNDTSRLDDISRVDGDNSRFDDTSRTDDDTSRFDDSSRIDGNKSQIDYSARMDDSACMDDSARMEETSHVGDTTMDSSFSSVEDSRELTLDDTQTENVSRAEETMDSCLSTEESMQESSLNNTSQMQDSSVDLSQNDISRSSSNGPAKPMPAYKGDREAEVWDIPDSTGTTSTKASAATIMAPPVIMDNGKHTAALSALVESLVGAPLLPLAAPAVPTTGQKTKRPRKPRKPRTQVASIPVPQYPGKAQRKSAIKTPKVEKIKVERRKKKQLEVGENKEKGPPRKRKKIEPVAATGEPEHSAEGLLPGQSGPVTTIGKPCLTIGETPPVVKPKKVRVKKVSVLEPKPHKIAKMDIDTKPNDDDNNVNDGDDSSTAGDTPRRRIATEEQVHFPLLHGWRREIRVKKNEDRLKGETWYYSPCGRRMKQFPEVIKYLNRHQDTAVTREHFSFSPRMPVGDFYEERDSTEGVKWCLLANEEVPSMIMAITGRRGRPPNPDKEMPRPRARRTKGGPVRKPGRPPKPKMVDLLSKVDARMLKRLEAKDGLTEEDKEKLVKIKKKMKRKARMKRKEDNKNKKIRLEKKQVKLNKETKEVKAEPADQEASQPAPPQPPTPEPKKRGPRKKVEVPPPVVETDQERLAKGKRVLGARSKAKALAKAQAEAEAAAQAALAAKKQVERRAQAQRRLEERRRQQMILEELKKPTEDMCLTDHQPLPELSRIPGLVLSGVAFSHCLAVVEFLYSYGKVLGLHIPSDVPSLSTLQEGLLGLGDSQSEVQDLLIKLVEAALHDPGLPPYYQSVKILGEKLVDLELTRSTVSEGLRIFLESHGFDMEVCNVLRTKTFLTLNPDTKAAILGFLVEELNGSNIVISEIDNTLENRATYRKNKWIIEGKLRKLKAALARRTGRSEEELYLEERRRSARVAEEENLSLEESSGPMERGSRRRTPKEEPKLSETDSPTNASIPELERQIDKLTKRQVFFRKKLLQSSHSLRAVSLGQDRFRRRYWLLPHLGGVLVEGPEEILATEDILVKEVTVTLLKREPKVEEMPTTTPAPPVSSPPPQSQNSLPPKEDPLPGTASLMSSPRARGRPRKIKPEVELHLRTAKCRRRRRSSKSGGEESGVSLETTTTNGTEDLTQSAFSNCLSQLQGALTNGTEPATGMAPKGRLPEDSVKEMAEKQGQWFNLLPKQPCDKTSLTEPQAPPSKPPKRLPLTPSTLPALAAPLLQSVPDPTPQVTPSPAKPGRRRRRGGSPARRVGARGAAAKRRGRPSSTLFQEIEQQYFTQLVVKPIPASMVRGWWWIKEPEDLTATLQALHPRGIREKVLHKHLAKHMEYLAEVCTRPINDPIFQVKVKEGEALLESLQQPWQVQERALETDVGALRWVEDLEQRVIAADLHLKMAPQNGRSDTDNNTETPAAGFQPYTVPEVDSTRDDLQYYEHDVDPRDDWIVRTKKEWSDLPRVASHPLDLAVLRLANLERNIDRRYLKEPLWNLAEVVRLAPLTPEESQMGQMDVMSLESEITPRLRTWRQALDRCRSAPQLCLCLLQLEKAIAWERSVVKVTCQVCRKGDNDEYLLLCDGCDRGCHMYCLRPKVTQVPEGDWFCPTCVSKASDGESPRSNHRSSKQRTRVKKRRYEDDSSDEEVVPSRRGGASMATRHKDGGPASSSRYSGDGGRTAGFSPAKRRRMTTRNQPDLTYCEIILMEMESHADAWPFLEPVNPRVVPGYRRIIKNPMDFLTMRERLLQGGYCSCEEFAADAHLVFNNCELFNEDTSEVGMAGHSMKRFFENRWAEFYASKDQ